Proteins from one Paenibacillus amylolyticus genomic window:
- the rpmA gene encoding 50S ribosomal protein L27 — MLKLNLQLFASKKGVGSTKNGRDSNAQRLGVKRADGQTVTGGSILVRQRGTKIHPGTNVGIGKDDTLFAKIDGVVKFERWGRDRKKVSIYPVNVAPVAATVEA, encoded by the coding sequence ATGTTGAAATTAAATCTTCAGTTATTCGCATCGAAAAAAGGTGTAGGTTCCACGAAGAACGGACGTGACAGTAATGCTCAACGTCTGGGTGTTAAACGTGCTGATGGTCAAACAGTAACTGGTGGTAGCATTCTTGTTCGCCAACGCGGAACAAAAATTCACCCAGGAACTAACGTTGGCATCGGTAAAGATGACACTTTGTTCGCGAAAATCGACGGCGTTGTAAAATTCGAACGTTGGGGACGCGATCGCAAAAAAGTAAGCATCTATCCTGTTAATGTTGCTCCTGTAGCAGCAACAGTAGAAGCGTAA